One part of the Desulfonema ishimotonii genome encodes these proteins:
- a CDS encoding CHASE2 domain-containing serine/threonine-protein kinase, with protein sequence MKGIFKKQPAIFLGLMITAVFLVLNIVRIDFLDALELKFYDIRMGHREVPAGSEDIVIVDIDDSSIDKLGGWPWPRALITRCIETLHQAGPRLIGLNVIYSEPQESSGLKQLDLLMALIRQEQSRSGERILRAMTTARNELDNDSKLADALRTAGNVVLPVFLKESAVVADGRKETDPDIIAQSLDAAENETGQGAHSNEITLPIPPFFKAARGVGHVNLAYDVDGKVRRDALIYRYRDLYIPSFPLKIATLSMDISNSQIQAVPGETVRLSPDITIPLTQASEMLVSFRGAEGTFKRYSFFDVINNKIPSDIFRGKIVLISPSAAGIMNPLTTPVSGRMSTGEFTANAIWSILNKQFVRQPSWDRMAGFGMIAFIGLLTAFVLPRMRAVLSGLTFIGLVGLLLGSAFYLFVSEGLWMQITYPFLQLILGYIGVASLNFLVTESDKEKVEGESAETNRMLGLSFQSQGMLDMAFDKLRKVPVDDEMKAVLYNLALDYERKRQFNKAASVYEYIEGHDPEYRGVAERKSKLIQASETMVFGDNFLTGGTAGNDPLLSTGTGTRPTLGRYEIQKQLGKGAMGVVYLGMDPRINRTTAIKTFRFADDFEPEEAEKMKQKFFREAESAGTLSHPNIVTIYDAGDEQDLAYIAMEFLDGEDLQKYTKKKNLMPMRKVIDCVADIAEGLDYAHERGIVHRDIKPANVMILKSGVIKITDFGIARITASSQTQTGVVKGTPHYMSPEQISGKKVDGRSDIFSLGTMLFQMLTGELPFRGDSPAALMHQIMNVRQPDPRKANPRILKPLVAIIDKALEKDRSRRYQRAIHMAHHLRALGKKIDEVIARKKVSDQA encoded by the coding sequence TCAGAATGGGCCACAGAGAGGTGCCGGCAGGCTCTGAGGATATCGTTATTGTCGATATTGATGACAGCTCCATTGACAAGCTGGGCGGCTGGCCCTGGCCCCGTGCGCTGATCACCCGGTGTATAGAAACGCTTCACCAGGCCGGTCCCAGACTCATCGGGCTGAATGTCATCTACAGCGAACCCCAGGAGAGCAGCGGGCTGAAACAGCTGGATCTCCTGATGGCGCTGATCCGGCAGGAACAGAGCCGGTCCGGGGAGAGGATTCTCCGTGCCATGACAACGGCCCGGAATGAGCTGGACAATGATAGCAAGCTGGCCGATGCGCTGCGGACGGCCGGGAATGTCGTGCTTCCGGTTTTTCTGAAGGAGTCTGCCGTGGTGGCGGATGGTCGGAAAGAAACCGATCCCGATATCATCGCGCAGTCCCTTGATGCGGCGGAAAATGAGACCGGTCAGGGGGCGCATTCCAACGAAATTACCCTGCCCATCCCCCCCTTTTTCAAGGCCGCCCGGGGCGTCGGCCATGTGAATCTGGCCTATGACGTGGATGGAAAGGTCCGCCGGGATGCCCTTATTTACCGGTACCGGGATCTGTATATCCCCTCTTTTCCCCTGAAAATCGCCACGCTGTCGATGGATATCTCAAACAGCCAGATTCAGGCGGTCCCCGGTGAGACCGTCCGCCTGAGCCCCGATATCACCATTCCGCTGACACAGGCGTCTGAAATGCTGGTCAGCTTCCGGGGGGCTGAGGGGACATTTAAACGCTACTCCTTTTTCGACGTTATCAACAATAAAATCCCATCCGACATCTTCAGGGGAAAAATCGTTCTGATTTCCCCGTCTGCTGCCGGTATTATGAATCCGCTCACTACCCCCGTCTCCGGCCGGATGTCCACCGGCGAGTTCACGGCCAACGCCATCTGGAGCATCCTCAACAAACAGTTTGTCCGGCAGCCGTCCTGGGACCGGATGGCCGGATTCGGGATGATCGCCTTTATCGGTCTGCTCACCGCCTTTGTGCTGCCCCGGATGAGGGCCGTTCTTTCCGGGCTGACCTTTATCGGCCTTGTGGGACTCCTTCTGGGCAGCGCCTTTTATCTCTTCGTATCCGAGGGACTCTGGATGCAGATTACCTACCCCTTCCTGCAGCTGATTCTGGGGTATATCGGGGTGGCGAGCCTTAACTTCCTGGTCACGGAAAGCGATAAGGAAAAGGTGGAAGGAGAATCCGCCGAAACCAACCGGATGCTGGGGCTTTCGTTTCAAAGCCAGGGGATGCTCGATATGGCCTTTGACAAGTTGCGCAAGGTGCCGGTGGACGACGAGATGAAGGCCGTGCTGTATAATCTCGCCCTGGACTATGAACGGAAACGCCAGTTCAACAAGGCCGCATCTGTGTATGAGTACATCGAGGGCCATGACCCGGAGTACAGGGGGGTGGCCGAGAGAAAATCAAAGCTGATCCAGGCCAGCGAAACCATGGTGTTCGGTGACAATTTTCTGACCGGGGGTACGGCCGGCAATGACCCGCTGCTGTCAACCGGCACCGGTACCCGTCCGACCCTGGGGCGGTATGAAATTCAGAAACAGCTGGGCAAGGGGGCCATGGGTGTTGTGTATCTGGGGATGGACCCCCGGATTAACCGGACGACGGCCATCAAGACCTTTCGTTTCGCAGATGATTTCGAGCCGGAGGAGGCCGAGAAGATGAAACAGAAATTCTTCCGCGAGGCCGAGAGCGCAGGCACCCTTTCCCACCCCAACATTGTGACCATCTATGATGCCGGAGACGAGCAGGATCTGGCCTATATTGCCATGGAGTTTCTGGACGGTGAGGATCTTCAGAAGTACACGAAAAAGAAAAACCTGATGCCCATGCGAAAGGTCATTGACTGTGTGGCGGATATCGCCGAGGGATTGGACTACGCTCACGAGCGGGGGATCGTCCACCGGGACATCAAGCCCGCCAATGTGATGATTCTCAAATCCGGTGTCATCAAAATCACAGACTTCGGCATCGCCCGCATCACAGCCTCTTCTCAGACCCAGACCGGTGTGGTCAAGGGAACCCCCCATTACATGTCGCCGGAACAGATTTCCGGGAAAAAGGTGGACGGGCGTTCGGATATCTTTTCCCTGGGCACCATGCTGTTTCAGATGCTGACCGGCGAGCTGCCCTTCCGGGGAGACAGCCCTGCCGCCCTGATGCATCAGATTATGAATGTTCGCCAGCCTGACCCCAGAAAGGCCAACCCCAGGATTCTGAAACCCCTTGTGGCGATTATCGACAAGGCTCTGGAAAAGGACAGAAGCAGACGCTATCAGCGGGCCATCCACATGGCCCACCATCTGAGAGCACTGGGCAAAAAAATTGACGAGGTGATCGCCCGGAAAAAGGTGTCAGATCAGGCATAA